The Devosia sp. SD17-2 genome includes a region encoding these proteins:
- a CDS encoding ThuA domain-containing protein, translating into MRSALIVYGGWEGHDPEECATIYRRWLHEDGFSVRMATETSAFADPSIHDLNLIIPIFTMSKIGKEEVENLTKAVQNGVGLAGHHGGMSDAFRDSVDYQFMVGGQWVAHPGNIIDYTVDVTAPDDPVMAGIKAFPYTSEQYYMHVDPSNEVLATTTFSGEHAPWVEGVVMPVVWKRKHGEGRVFHSTLGHRAKEFENTNMATIMRRGMNWAARDA; encoded by the coding sequence ATGCGAAGTGCTTTGATCGTCTACGGCGGCTGGGAAGGTCATGACCCGGAAGAATGTGCCACCATCTATCGGCGGTGGTTGCACGAAGACGGTTTCTCCGTGCGCATGGCGACCGAAACCAGCGCCTTTGCCGATCCCTCCATTCATGATCTCAACCTGATCATTCCCATCTTCACGATGAGCAAGATCGGCAAGGAAGAGGTCGAGAACCTCACCAAGGCGGTGCAGAATGGCGTGGGCCTTGCCGGCCACCACGGCGGCATGAGCGATGCCTTCCGCGACAGCGTTGACTATCAGTTCATGGTGGGCGGCCAGTGGGTCGCGCATCCGGGCAATATCATCGACTACACGGTTGACGTGACCGCGCCGGATGACCCGGTCATGGCGGGGATCAAGGCGTTCCCCTACACCTCCGAGCAATACTACATGCATGTCGACCCCTCCAACGAGGTGCTGGCGACGACGACCTTTTCGGGCGAGCACGCGCCCTGGGTCGAGGGCGTGGTGATGCCGGTGGTGTGGAAGCGCAAGCATGGCGAAGGCCGTGTGTTCCATTCGACGCTCGGGCATCGCGCCAAGGAATTCGAGAACACCAATATGGCAACG